From the genome of Streptomyces sp. NBC_01233, one region includes:
- a CDS encoding helix-turn-helix transcriptional regulator: MGAAQAGHGVAECRLPVGQRAVQIEECEAGHEHGPYRASCRSQFAATAHPESRSRGVSFHDTLPEMEAGMPDPMRRIDALVDADTLPPPRVRQQLRVAGGLTQAEVAEAIGVQRVAVARWEAGLTQPHRNNRLKYASFLRQLAQDHPAAVEEAPGEH; encoded by the coding sequence ATGGGTGCGGCGCAGGCGGGTCACGGCGTCGCTGAGTGCCGACTGCCGGTCGGCCAGCGTGCCGTCCAGATCGAAGAGTGCGAGGCGGGGCATGAGCACGGACCCTACCGGGCCAGCTGCAGAAGCCAGTTCGCGGCAACAGCGCATCCCGAATCTAGATCACGTGGTGTATCTTTTCACGATACGCTGCCTGAGATGGAGGCTGGAATGCCGGATCCGATGCGTCGAATCGATGCCTTGGTGGATGCCGACACGCTTCCCCCTCCTCGCGTGCGACAGCAGCTTCGCGTCGCCGGGGGCCTCACTCAGGCGGAAGTCGCTGAGGCCATCGGTGTCCAGCGTGTCGCCGTCGCACGGTGGGAGGCAGGGCTCACCCAGCCCCACCGCAACAATCGTCTGAAGTACGCCAGTTTCCTTCGTCAGCTGGCCCAAGACCACCCGGCTGCCGTAGAGGAGGCGCCAGGTGAGCACTGA
- a CDS encoding HAD family hydrolase: MPRLALFDLDGTLADRQSALSDAVTRLRRTHALTAGAEQWLRTELADRANVADFARLRATFALEVSAAQLWQEYVGLMAAASSCRPEVLEGLAHLRASGWTVGIVTNGASDIQRAKLTATGLADLVDGVAVSGDLEIRKPEPKVSLTKKPKPGTTGAGTAPKVNLRKKARDADRLNTELAGRAALVIPGFTVTAQNAAFDVSDHESYTDPHGADVTALLAAAVAGVSE, translated from the coding sequence ATGCCCCGCCTCGCACTCTTCGATCTGGACGGCACGCTGGCCGACCGGCAGTCGGCACTCAGCGACGCCGTGACCCGCCTGCGCCGCACCCATGCCCTTACTGCGGGCGCGGAGCAATGGCTGCGCACTGAACTGGCCGACCGAGCGAATGTCGCCGACTTCGCCCGACTGCGAGCGACCTTCGCCCTGGAGGTGTCCGCGGCGCAGCTGTGGCAGGAGTACGTCGGACTTATGGCGGCTGCCAGCTCCTGCCGTCCCGAAGTCCTCGAGGGCCTGGCCCATCTGCGAGCGTCCGGGTGGACGGTCGGCATCGTCACCAACGGTGCCAGCGACATCCAGCGCGCGAAACTCACAGCGACTGGCCTCGCTGACCTGGTCGACGGCGTCGCGGTCTCGGGCGACCTGGAGATCCGTAAGCCGGAGCCGAAGGTCAGCCTCACGAAGAAGCCCAAGCCCGGCACCACCGGGGCCGGTACGGCTCCGAAGGTGAACCTGCGCAAGAAGGCCCGCGACGCCGACCGCCTCAACACCGAACTGGCAGGCCGCGCCGCCCTCGTCATCCCCGGCTTCACCGTCACCGCGCAGAACGCCGCGTTCGACGTCAGCGACCACGAGAGCTACACCGACCCGCACGGCGCCGACGTCACCGCGCTCCTCGCCGCCGCCGTCGCGGGGGTGAGCGAGTGA
- a CDS encoding ParA family protein — MPYITVLLNRKGGVGKSLLSVNLAAVYADILGCDGAETAAGPSVAVVSIDPQGTSIEHAEKVRKAGRPVPFRVVDASQSLEKLRRLRSAKADIIIVDTPGFMPLKAEDEEDESIDPLGDGTTGDSLRAVLDVADDVIVPLEAEGSAFTPTRVTVERVLIPRQIPYGVVVNNWDPRDGTADRDRTISLAQRRGWELFNATVRHYKPHTRGITNGRFCTQYESNHIATKAKQDFVSLALEHQLRRQKYTGGR, encoded by the coding sequence ATGCCCTACATCACCGTGCTCTTGAACCGTAAGGGCGGGGTCGGCAAGTCACTCTTGTCGGTCAACCTCGCTGCGGTCTACGCAGACATCCTCGGCTGCGATGGCGCCGAGACCGCAGCTGGCCCGTCCGTAGCGGTCGTCTCAATAGACCCCCAGGGCACCAGCATCGAACATGCCGAGAAGGTGAGGAAGGCCGGCAGGCCCGTCCCCTTCCGCGTGGTCGATGCCAGCCAGAGCCTCGAGAAGCTGCGCCGTCTGCGCAGCGCCAAGGCCGACATCATCATCGTCGACACCCCCGGCTTCATGCCGCTGAAGGCAGAGGACGAAGAGGACGAGTCCATCGATCCTCTCGGTGACGGAACCACCGGAGACTCGCTCCGGGCGGTCCTCGATGTCGCCGACGACGTCATCGTCCCCCTTGAAGCAGAGGGATCCGCCTTCACCCCGACCAGGGTCACCGTGGAGCGCGTCCTCATTCCCCGCCAGATCCCCTATGGGGTCGTCGTCAACAACTGGGACCCCCGAGACGGCACCGCAGACCGCGACCGCACCATCAGCCTCGCTCAGCGCAGAGGCTGGGAGCTGTTCAACGCCACCGTCCGTCACTACAAGCCGCACACCCGCGGCATCACCAACGGGCGGTTCTGCACCCAGTACGAGTCCAACCACATCGCCACCAAGGCCAAGCAGGACTTCGTGTCCCTCGCCCTGGAACACCAGCTCCGCCGCCAGAAGTACACAGGAGGCCGGTGA
- a CDS encoding ParB/RepB/Spo0J family partition protein, with amino-acid sequence MAKHDEFDDFFGDEDDTPVVDTRADGRLLRVPLRRLAPNLVNPRIDFGTEAELIDLGKSLLRRQIQACPAVSRSAYLKLWSDHAERIGDVDYVLVTGERRYRGATAAGSPTLNCVVDDGLAKDRKTFMEAVVSENVDRQNFNPIEEAYAVQSLVAEFGSNRAVAQHFERVDGWVTQRILLTHLAPEAQDLVRTKAMPLDAARSLGKLARDNAWDGPKQLSWWEDEQKQRATTSAERSAAKKASKASAIPKPLTGVKPAGTEQEADQFYGRKTVSTGTAPGVPQVAAQPAPINSGGEGAGPRASDESTHQNRVPDPRPAGHEVATAGVTSDGPWHSGAALMDAAVERLSPSERSKFILRYFQVSSGVDAVIEDMRGTLTVEDRSSLAVILEQIANGLLR; translated from the coding sequence ATGGCCAAGCACGATGAGTTCGACGACTTCTTCGGCGACGAAGATGACACCCCAGTCGTCGACACCCGAGCCGACGGCCGCCTGCTCCGCGTCCCCCTCCGCCGGCTTGCCCCCAACCTGGTCAATCCGCGTATCGACTTCGGGACCGAAGCCGAGCTGATCGACCTCGGCAAGAGCCTGCTGCGCCGCCAGATCCAGGCATGCCCCGCCGTCAGCCGCAGCGCCTACCTGAAACTGTGGTCCGACCACGCGGAGCGGATCGGTGACGTCGACTACGTCCTCGTCACCGGTGAGCGCCGATACCGTGGAGCCACGGCCGCCGGCAGCCCCACCTTGAACTGTGTTGTCGACGACGGCTTGGCCAAAGACCGCAAGACGTTCATGGAGGCCGTGGTCTCCGAAAACGTCGACCGGCAGAACTTCAACCCCATAGAAGAGGCATACGCAGTCCAATCCCTGGTTGCCGAGTTCGGCTCCAACCGCGCTGTAGCCCAGCACTTCGAACGGGTCGACGGCTGGGTCACCCAGCGCATACTCCTCACCCACCTGGCCCCCGAAGCCCAAGACCTGGTCCGGACGAAAGCCATGCCGCTCGACGCCGCGCGGTCGCTGGGCAAGCTGGCCAGAGACAACGCCTGGGACGGCCCGAAGCAGCTCTCATGGTGGGAAGACGAGCAGAAGCAGCGGGCGACCACATCTGCCGAACGATCGGCAGCCAAGAAGGCCAGCAAGGCGTCTGCCATTCCCAAGCCGCTGACCGGCGTGAAGCCTGCCGGGACCGAGCAGGAGGCCGATCAGTTTTACGGCCGTAAAACTGTCTCGACTGGTACCGCCCCAGGCGTACCTCAAGTAGCGGCGCAGCCAGCACCCATCAACTCAGGCGGTGAGGGAGCGGGACCCCGAGCATCGGACGAATCGACGCACCAGAACCGCGTACCTGACCCCCGGCCCGCTGGGCACGAAGTTGCGACTGCGGGGGTGACATCAGACGGCCCATGGCACAGCGGCGCTGCGTTGATGGACGCCGCCGTCGAGCGCCTTTCCCCGTCTGAACGCAGCAAGTTCATCCTCCGCTACTTCCAGGTCAGCAGTGGGGTCGACGCGGTCATCGAGGACATGAGGGGCACGCTGACCGTCGAGGATCGAAGCTCACTCGCCGTCATCCTGGAGCAGATCGCAAACGGACTCCTCAGATAG
- a CDS encoding ATP-dependent DNA ligase, translating into MLAQARDMVPAPGALPGELRFQQKFDGCRAIVFTPWPAPGLLLVQSRRGSLLHSRFPDLVAAAADLPDGPVLDGELIVWAEGQMPFEALQRRAVSGGRTAARLAAEASAHFIVFDILQIDGQELLHIPYGTVRGPQTLVLGRLDETGALRPVGRSTQLRPDAARDLAERLTLAWPGHPWEGVRFTTSWGSRTPLEVVLVDPTQVAEIMVDTALRTQSSHREANPAR; encoded by the coding sequence ATGCTGGCGCAGGCCCGCGACATGGTGCCCGCGCCTGGCGCGCTGCCCGGTGAGCTGCGGTTCCAGCAGAAGTTCGACGGCTGCCGGGCGATCGTCTTCACACCGTGGCCGGCGCCCGGCCTGCTGCTGGTGCAGTCCCGCCGCGGCAGCCTCCTGCACAGCCGCTTCCCTGATCTCGTGGCCGCGGCCGCAGACCTGCCCGACGGACCGGTCCTCGATGGCGAGCTGATCGTGTGGGCTGAGGGCCAGATGCCGTTCGAGGCTCTCCAACGGCGAGCGGTCTCCGGCGGCCGCACCGCCGCCCGCCTCGCCGCAGAGGCGTCGGCACACTTCATCGTCTTCGACATCCTTCAGATCGACGGCCAGGAGCTGCTGCACATCCCTTACGGCACCGTGCGAGGACCGCAGACGCTCGTGCTGGGCCGCCTCGACGAGACCGGGGCGCTGCGGCCGGTCGGCCGCAGTACGCAGCTTCGGCCAGATGCGGCGCGCGACCTGGCCGAGCGGCTGACGCTGGCATGGCCCGGGCATCCGTGGGAGGGCGTGCGGTTCACGACCTCATGGGGGTCGCGCACCCCGCTCGAGGTCGTGCTGGTCGATCCCACGCAGGTCGCCGAGATCATGGTGGACACGGCACTCCGGACTCAATCGAGCCACCGGGAAGCCAACCCGGCGAGGTAG